The DNA sequence GTTGATCGTCGGGCGGGACGGCGAGGTGACGCAGGCTCGACGGCTGCTCGACCGGGATGCCGCAGGACCGGTGACGCTGCTGGTCACCGGCCCGGCCGGGGTCGGCAAGACCGCCCTGGCGGTACGCATCGGACACCTGTCGGTAGCCCGGTTCCCGGATGGTCAGCTCTACGCGGACCTGCAGGGCTTCGGTGACGAACCGGCCGAGCCGTACACCGTCCTGGGCGTCTTCCTGCGCGCCCTCGGCGTACGTGGCGGCGCGGTACCCCCGGACCTGACCAGCCGGGTCCACCTCTACCGGACCCTACTGGCCCAGCGCGAGATGCTGATCGTCCTGGACAACGCGGCATCCGCCCGGCAGGTCGGCGACCTGCTCCCCAGCGGCGAACGGTGCGCCGCCATCATCACCAGCCGGACCACCCTGGCGGACCTGGCCAGTCGCCGACTACCCCTGGGTGTCCTGGACTCCGCCGCCGGACTCGCGTTGCTGCGCGAGATGCTGGGCCGGGACCGGACCGTCGCGGAGGCCGAGGCGGCCCGGTTCATCGTGAGGACCTGTGGTGGCCTTCCCCTCGCGGTGTGGGTGGCCGGAGCACGACTCGCAGCCCGACCGCACTGGCCGCTGGTCAAGGTCGCCCGCGCGCTCGCGGACGAACAGCGCAGACTCGACGAACTCGCCGTCGGTGACGTCGCCGTCCGGGCCAGCCTCGAACTGACCTATCGCGGAATGGGTAAGCCCGCCCATCGGGCCCTCCAGATGCTCAGTCTGCTGCCTGGCACGGACTTCGCAGCCTGGGCCCTCGCCTCGATGCTGGGGACCAGCGTGTCGCAGGCGGAGGCGATACTCGACGACCTGGTCGAGGTCCACCTGCTGGAGATCGGATCGGTCGGCGCCACCGGCATCCGCTACCGGTTGCATGACCTCGTACGGCTACTCGGCCGGGAGCAGGCGGACCAGGAGATCACTCCACAGCGGCGGGCCGCCGCGCTCGGCCGGCTGCGCGGCGCCTGCCTGTCACTCGCCGACCGCGCCGCAACCATCCTCAGCGCCGACTTTCTGGGCATATCGCATGAGGATCTGGTGTCGTGGCGGCTCCCCACGACAGATGCCGACCAGCTCACTGCCGACCCGGTGGTCTGGTTCAACGACGAACGCCAGTTCCTGATCGCGGTGGTCGAACAGGGGCTGGACGACGCCGTGATCGCGCCCGCCGCCGGGCTGGCCACCGTGTTGACACCGTTCTTCCAGGTCGGCAGCCATTTCGACGACTGGGAACGGCTGCAAAGCCGGGCACTCGGGGTCGCGCTGTCCACCGGTGACCGGCACAGTGCGGGCAGGCTTCACCGCTGCCTCGGCGAACTCACCACCATCCTGGACCGGTACACCGAGGCGCTCGACCACTTCGAGCAGGCCCTGCGACTCACCGACGGCGACCCGGCGTACCAGGCCAGCGCCAGCGCCGGACTGGCTTACGTACATCGGCTGCTCGGCGGCTACGCCACCGCGTTCCGGCACTTCGAACGGGCCGCCGAACTGGCCCGTACCGCCGGCATCGTGAACTGCCTTATCTACGCCACCAACGGCATCGGCGTCATCGACCTGGAACAGGAGCGGGTCGAGGCCGCCACCGAACGATTCGAGGAGTGTCTGCGGCTGAGTCGATCCGCCGGCTACCGGCCCGGTGAGGCCCAGGCGTTGCGATGTCTGGGACAGAGCCATCGGGCCGTCGGCGCGTACGCGGTCGCCGCCGACTGCTTCCGGCAGGCCACCGCGATCAGCGAAGCACTCGGCGACCGGCTCTCCGCCACCCACGCCCGCTGCTGGCTGGGCGACGTCCTGGTAAGACAGGGGGCCTACGGGGAGGGCCGTCGGCTGCTTGCCCGGAGCCTGTGGACCTACCGGGAGTTCGGCAACGTGTGGGGCGAGGCGGCAACGCTCTACGCCCTCGCGGAAGCACAACTCGCGGCCGGCCGGCCAGTGCTGGCGGTCCGGCGTGCCAAAGCGGCTGTCGACCTCTGGCGGCGGGTCGGCTCCCGAACCTGGTTGGCGACCGGCCTCGACACCCTGGCCGAGGCCCACCTCCGCGCCGGGGACACCGGCACTGCGGCCTGGATCCGGGCGGAGGCCACGGCTACCCGGACGGGGCCGGACGGTGCGGGCCACGGGTAGGAACGTCCACCGAGCGAGGACCGAGCGGATCGCGCCCGCTCGTCACCGCTGGAATGGTCCGTGTCGTTCTGGATTTCCTTCGTCCTGCCTGCCCTCACGGCCCACGACACCGGCGTTGCGGTCGTGCTCACCTTCGCGCTCGGACTGCTGGGCTTCAGCACCTGCCTCCATCGTCGGGGCGTGGCCATGGCGTGAAGGTCGGCGATCGCCGACCGGACGCCGTGGTCGGCGATGCCGTCGACCAGTGGCCGGGCCAGTTCCTCCGTCGGTACGCCGAGGCGAGCCAGCGCCCGCGCCGCCGCGATCCGGCTCCAGCGGTCGTCGTGATGCTGACGTGGTTGTGGTTCGAGGGTGGCCATCGCCGCCGGGTTGGCTTGCGCGAGTTCGGCTATCAGGGTCGCCGCCAGGTGCGCCGATGTGTCTCCGCCAGCGAGGACGGCGGATACGGTCGGCAGTGTGGCTATGTCGGTCTCACCTGACACCGGATGTCGGTCTCGTTCGACAGCAGCCTGGATGAGGGGTGTCAGATGTCGACGGGTCGACACCACGGGTGTTCCGCCCAGCCTCGACGGCTTCTACCAAGCCGAACGCGACGCCCGGATGCCAGTGCTGGCTTATATAAGTGGGGACTGGTATGATTCTTGTTCGTGCACGCGTTCGACATCCTCGGCGACCCCGTACGCCGGCGCATTCTGGAGCTGCTCGCCGACGGTGAGCAGACCTCTGGCGCGATCACGGACGTGATCCGGGCCGAGTTCGGACTCTCCCAACCGGCTGTCTCACAGCATCTGCGCGTATTGCGTGACAGCGGGTTCGCGTCGGTGCGGGCTGAGGGCGCTCGCCGGTTCTACGCCGTCGCGCCCGCGCCGCTGAGCGAGGTTGACGCGTGGTTGGACCGGTTTCGCCGGTTGTGGGAACAGCGCCTCGACGCTCTGGCAACCGAGCTGGCCCGGGGCAGGCGTGCAGCTCGGACTCCGGCTGGTGGGGAGCCCACCCGACCGGCCGAGTCCGGCACCGATGCGGACAAGACAGATCCATCAGCGAGGGGAACATGACATGAAAGACGTACTGGACGAACTGGCCGCCGCGCAGCGGGCAATGGGCAAGGGCAGCGTGCCCGCAGGCGACGCGTACACCATCGAGGTGCGGCGGCGATACGAAGCGCAGATCGACGACGTCTGGGACGCCGTTACCAGCCCCGAGCGGCTACGCCGCTGGTTGAAGCCGGTCACCGGGGATCTGCGGCTTGGCGGGAAGTTCGAGTTGGACGGTGGCGAGCACGGCGAGATCCTCCGGTGCGAGCCGCCGCGTCTGCTCAAGGTGTCGTGGCTCTACGGGCCGGACGCAGACGCGTGGCCCGGCACGAGCGAGGTGGAAGTGCGCCTGTTCCCGGGCCCGAACGGCGACACCGAATTCGCGCTGATCCACGCAGCGGTCGTCGAGGAGCCCCTCTTCCCGACCTACGGCCCCGGTGCCGGCGGCGTTGGCTGGGACCTGGCTCTCCTCGCCCTTGCCCGACTGTTCGCCGGTGGCGAGACCGCCGACCACGACGGGGTCCAGAAGTCGCCCGAAGGGCGCGAGTTCATCCGGCGCAGCGCCGCGGCCTGGGGCGAGGCTCACCTGGCCGCCGGCGGCGATCCGGAGCACGTCGCGGCCGCCGTGGAGGCCACCACGAAGTTCTACGCACCCGACCCGACCTGACATCCCCGCCGCGGTGGGATGTCAGGCCTCTCTCCGTCGAGGAGTAGGACGAGCAGCAACAGCATGTGGTCCCACACCTAGAAAGAATGCGCAATGAAATACACCAACTCGATCGAAATCGCCCTGCCGCGGGAGCGCGTGGCCCAACTGCTCGCCGACCCGGCACACCTACCGAAGTGGCTGCGGGGCATGGTGCTGCACGAGCCGGTGAGTGGGATACACGGGCAGCTCGGTACCAAGTCGCGGGTCGTGATGCAGTCGGGGCAGCGGACGATCGAGTGCACCGAAACGATCACACGCCGGGATCCGGCAGACCTGCACGGGATCCCGAAAGAGAGCGTCGTTCACTTCGACCGCGAGATCGTCGGCGCGGGCATGTGGAGCGTCGTGCGCGATCGGCTGACCGAGGCCAGTCCGGAGACGACGCTCTGGGAGAGCGAGAGCGAATACCGGTTCAGCGGCCTGCTGATGCGGCTGGTGGGGCTGCTGATGCCCGGCGCCTTCCACAAACAGTCGCAGCAGCACATGCAGGATTTCAAGGCGTTCGCCGAACAGGGGAAGGATGTCCGCGAAGGGAGGAACTGACCTGCCGCGATCAGCAACGAGAGTCTCCGACGGCGATCGGCCGCTGCAGGGAGCGCCCGGTTACGGAATCTTGGGGCGTGATCATCATCGAGCACTTACGTTCCCACGTTCGGGTCTCTGGTGTGCGATCCCATCCGGGCGGGACGCGTCCGGAATGCCTGATTACTCAGCCGCCAAGGCGGTTCTGACGTCATGGCTCGCGATGCACGTAATACCAGTACCCGCCGCAGGTATACGCCTCGGGACCGGTACTGGTTCGTCGTCCCTCTTGCGCCCGGACGCTGATCGAGTCAACGACCGCGCGGGACCGGTCGATCTCGCTGACGATGCCCAGGCGGTGCAGAAGCTGCTGGTATGGCCGGGTGACGGCCCGAAGTGCGGCTACCACGAGGGCCACACCCGACGGTCACCCGGCCATCCCGGAGACGGCTAGAGCCTCAACGTCCACGAGTTGAGGTAGCCGACGTCGGCCGCTGCCGCGTCACGTACCCGGAGCTTCCAGGTCCCGTTGCGCGCCTCGCTCGACAGGTTGACCGTGTAGGTCGTGTCGATGTTGTCGGCGCTCCCGCCGGTCCGGTTGTGCAGCGTGTAGAGGCTGCCGTCCGGCGCGACCAGCGTCACGACCAGGTCACCCTTGTACGTGTGCACGATGTGCACCTCGACGGTCGACGACGACGAGGCGTTGCCCGCGCAACCCGATACCGTGATGGCGCTTTCCACCGTCGACACATCAGGAATCGTCAGGTCGGTGCCGTTGGTGATCGGCCCACACCCACCGACAGGATTCACCGTCCAGGTGTAGGACGTGCTACCCGACCCACCGGCCGCGGCCGTCGCGGTCACGGTCACCGAGTACGAGCCGGCGGTCGTCGGGGTGCCCGTGACGGTGCCGGTCGTCGACGAGATCGACAGCCCGGCCGGCAGTCCCGTCGCCGTCCAGGTGTAGGGCGCCGTACCGCCCGAAGCGCTGTGCGTCGCGGAAACCGCCGTGCCCACGGTCGACGACCGCCCACCGGGGTTCGTCACCGCGACACCACCGGTGCCGGGGCCGCCACCGAGCGAGACCGCCGCGGCGAGGATGTCGGCGGCGAAGTGCTGCACCTCCGCGTAGACGCCCGGCGCGTTCGGCTGGGCGCATCCGATGCCCCACGAGGTGATGCCGACCTGCACCCACTCGTTGGCCGCGTTGCGCGTGAACATCGGGCCGCCCGAGTCGCCCTGACAGGTGTCGATGCCGCCACCGGGCAGGATGCCGGCGCAGATCTCCTCGTTGGGGATCAGGCCCGCGTAGCTTCCGCCCTGGGCCGCGCAGGTGCTGTCGTTGATGTAGGGGACGGTCGCCTTACGCAGATAGCGCGACTGTCCGCCACCCTGTGTCGTCGCACCCCACCCGGCCACGGTGAACGAACCGGCGTGCAGCGAGGTGTCGGTGGCGATCTTCAGC is a window from the Polymorphospora rubra genome containing:
- a CDS encoding trypsin-like serine protease, coding for MSRARRMMLGIVTAATMIVSGGALAAPANAAPSETPTPLVVGGTLAAPGEFPWMVRLSMGCGGAMYTQSLVLTAAHCVGATGPTSSITATWGAVDLQDPARTTRTSNYVYRAPGYNGDGKDWALVRLSSPINSPLLKIATDTSLHAGSFTVAGWGATTQGGGQSRYLRKATVPYINDSTCAAQGGSYAGLIPNEEICAGILPGGGIDTCQGDSGGPMFTRNAANEWVQVGITSWGIGCAQPNAPGVYAEVQHFAADILAAAVSLGGGPGTGGVAVTNPGGRSSTVGTAVSATHSASGGTAPYTWTATGLPAGLSISSTTGTVTGTPTTAGSYSVTVTATAAAGGSGSTSYTWTVNPVGGCGPITNGTDLTIPDVSTVESAITVSGCAGNASSSSTVEVHIVHTYKGDLVVTLVAPDGSLYTLHNRTGGSADNIDTTYTVNLSSEARNGTWKLRVRDAAAADVGYLNSWTLRL
- a CDS encoding ATP-binding protein; this translates as MSGLSYRALERRARMAGDQLPASTLASALNRISLPSDDLVAALVRACGGDPGTVREWVEARRTLALPDETASVADRSGRPPAPSTGPEAGAPSESGGPDTEEPGHRLDPPAGQPMVPRLLPPDLPLIVGRDGEVTQARRLLDRDAAGPVTLLVTGPAGVGKTALAVRIGHLSVARFPDGQLYADLQGFGDEPAEPYTVLGVFLRALGVRGGAVPPDLTSRVHLYRTLLAQREMLIVLDNAASARQVGDLLPSGERCAAIITSRTTLADLASRRLPLGVLDSAAGLALLREMLGRDRTVAEAEAARFIVRTCGGLPLAVWVAGARLAARPHWPLVKVARALADEQRRLDELAVGDVAVRASLELTYRGMGKPAHRALQMLSLLPGTDFAAWALASMLGTSVSQAEAILDDLVEVHLLEIGSVGATGIRYRLHDLVRLLGREQADQEITPQRRAAALGRLRGACLSLADRAATILSADFLGISHEDLVSWRLPTTDADQLTADPVVWFNDERQFLIAVVEQGLDDAVIAPAAGLATVLTPFFQVGSHFDDWERLQSRALGVALSTGDRHSAGRLHRCLGELTTILDRYTEALDHFEQALRLTDGDPAYQASASAGLAYVHRLLGGYATAFRHFERAAELARTAGIVNCLIYATNGIGVIDLEQERVEAATERFEECLRLSRSAGYRPGEAQALRCLGQSHRAVGAYAVAADCFRQATAISEALGDRLSATHARCWLGDVLVRQGAYGEGRRLLARSLWTYREFGNVWGEAATLYALAEAQLAAGRPVLAVRRAKAAVDLWRRVGSRTWLATGLDTLAEAHLRAGDTGTAAWIRAEATATRTGPDGAGHG
- a CDS encoding SRPBCC domain-containing protein, which codes for MKDVLDELAAAQRAMGKGSVPAGDAYTIEVRRRYEAQIDDVWDAVTSPERLRRWLKPVTGDLRLGGKFELDGGEHGEILRCEPPRLLKVSWLYGPDADAWPGTSEVEVRLFPGPNGDTEFALIHAAVVEEPLFPTYGPGAGGVGWDLALLALARLFAGGETADHDGVQKSPEGREFIRRSAAAWGEAHLAAGGDPEHVAAAVEATTKFYAPDPT
- a CDS encoding SRPBCC family protein, encoding MKYTNSIEIALPRERVAQLLADPAHLPKWLRGMVLHEPVSGIHGQLGTKSRVVMQSGQRTIECTETITRRDPADLHGIPKESVVHFDREIVGAGMWSVVRDRLTEASPETTLWESESEYRFSGLLMRLVGLLMPGAFHKQSQQHMQDFKAFAEQGKDVREGRN
- a CDS encoding ArsR/SmtB family transcription factor; this translates as MHAFDILGDPVRRRILELLADGEQTSGAITDVIRAEFGLSQPAVSQHLRVLRDSGFASVRAEGARRFYAVAPAPLSEVDAWLDRFRRLWEQRLDALATELARGRRAARTPAGGEPTRPAESGTDADKTDPSARGT